One segment of Takifugu rubripes chromosome 5, fTakRub1.2, whole genome shotgun sequence DNA contains the following:
- the adap2 gene encoding arf-GAP with dual PH domain-containing protein 2, with the protein MTNHERNKKILLELVKQPHNNRCADCGAADPEWASYKLGVFLCLNCSGIHRSLSSRVKSIKLDFWEDELVEFMKASGNASNRAVFEKAVPVFYYRPQENDCSTLREQWIRAKYERMEFTGETKFPPLPYNTGFYEGMLWKKGKEKMQFLKRKFVLVEREFTLSYYNKENESKGPKAVISIKDLNATFQPEKIDHPHGLQITYQGDDHTRSLYVYHESAQEIVTWYNAIRAARYAYLKTAYPTGTDEELIPKITTNYLKEGYMEKTGPLHKEAFKRRWFVLDSGNRKLLYFKHHLDAAELGVIFIGTEEKGYSVKECEPKNARRNKWKYGITVETPWRQFVFMCEQEKEQKEWIQAIAQVLQRPMTPQDYTIEANIKCKR; encoded by the exons ATGACAAACCACGAGCGGAACAAAAAGATCTTGCTGGAACTTGTGAAACAACCGCACAACAATCGGTGCGCTGACTGTGGTGCGGCTG ATCCAGAGTGGGCTTCTTACAAACTGGGGGTATTCCTGTGTCTGAACTGCTCCGGCATCCACCGCAGCCTGTCCAGCCGGGTCAAATCAATAAAACTGGACTTCTGGGAGGATGAGCTGGTTGAG TTCATGAAAGCCAGCGGCAACGCCAGCAATCGGGCTGTTTTTGAGAAAGCTGTTCCAGTCTTCTACTATAGACCTCAAGAGAACGACTGCAG CACCTTACGTGAGCAGTGGATTCGGGCTAAATACGAGAGGATGGAATTCACAGGGGAAACCAAGTTTCCGCCTCTTCCGTACAACACAG GTTTCTATGAAGGGATGCTGTGGAAGAAAGGGAAAGAGAAAATGCAGTTTTTGAAGAGGAAGTTTGTGCTGGTAGAGAGAGAATTTACTCTGTCTTACTACAACAAGGAAAAT GAATCCAAAGGCCCTAAAGCTGTAATCTCCATAAAAGACCTAAATGCCACATTCCAGCCAGAAAAGATTGATCATCCTCATGGCCTGCAAATCACCTATCAAGGAGACGATCACACTAGGAGCCTCTACGTTTATCATGAGAGTGCTCAG GAAATAGTCACATGGTATAACGCCATCCGTGCTGCGCGCTACGCCTACCTGAAGACGGCATATCCAACGGGAACTGATGAAGAA CTGATACCAAAGATAACAACGAACTACCTCAAAGAAGGATACATGGAAAAAACAGGACCTTTG CATAAGGAAGCATTCAAAAGACGGTGGTTTGTTTTAGACTCTGGGAACCGGAAGTTGCTATATTTCAAGCATCACTTG GATGCAGCGGAGTTAGGGGTCATTTTCATTGGCACGGAGGAGAAAGGGTACTCGGTGAAGGAGTGTGAACCCAAGAATGCTCGAAGAAACAAGTGGAAATATGGCATCACAGTGGAGACCCCATGGCGTCAGTTTGTCTTCATGTGCgagcaggagaaagagcagaaagagTGGATTCAGGCCATTGCACAAGTCCTTCAAAGACCCATGACACCACAGGATTATACCA tcGAAGCTAATATCAAGTGTAAGCGTTGA
- the rhot1a gene encoding mitochondrial Rho GTPase 1-A gives MRKDVRILLVGEPKVGKTSLIMSLVSEEFPDEVPLRAEEITIPADVTPERVPTHIVDYSEAEQSEEQLYQEISKANVICIVYSVNNKKSIEKVTSHWIPLINDRTDKDSRVPLILVGNKSDLVEHSSMETILPIMNQYQDIETCVECSAKNLKNISELFYYAQKAVLHPTGPLYCPEEKELKPSCIKALTRIFKVSDLDNDGILNDNELNFFQRTCFNTPLAPQALEDVKNVVRRNMADGVKDNGLTLKGFLFLHTLFIQRGRHETTWTVLRRFGYDDDLELTQEYLFPLIKIPPDCTTELNHNAYLFLQSIFDKHDKDRDCALSPEELKDLFKVFPYMPWGPDVKNTVCTNDQGWITYQGYLSQWTLTTYLDVQRSLEYLGYLGYSIIYEHESQAAAITVTRNKRIDLQKKQTQRSVFRCNVLGAQGSGKSGFLQAFLGKNLQRQQRIREDHKSLYAINTTYVYGQEKYLLLHEVMPDFDFLSEADLACDVVCLVYDVNDPRSFEYCAKTYKQYFMDSKIPCVVIAAKSDLHEVRQHYSLPPLEFCRKHKLHPPQPFTCNTSDPLGKELYTRLTTMAMYPHMAQADLKNSTFWLRASLGATVCAVLGFAMYRALLKQR, from the exons ATGAGGAAAGACGTGAGGATACTGCTTGTAGGAGAAC CTAAGGTGGGGAAGACATCCCTAATAATGTCACTGGTCAGTGAGGAGTTCCCTGATGAG GTTCCGCTCCGCGCCGAGGAGATCACCATCCCAGCTGATGTCACCCCAGAGAGGGTCCCCACACACATTGTGGATTACTCGG AAGCCGAACAGTCAGAGGAGCAGCTCTACCAAGAGATATCCAAG gcAAATGTCATCTGTATAGTTTACTCAGTCAACAACAAGAAATCAATAGAAAAG GTGACCAGCCACTGGATCCCCCTCATTAATGACAGGACAGACAAGGACAGCAG GGTACCATTAATCCTTGTGGGGAATAAATCAGACCTGGTGGAACACAGCAGCATGGAGACCATTCTGCCCATTATGAATCAATACCAAGACATAGAGACCTGTGTAGAA TGCTCTGCCAAAAACCTGAAGAACATCTCAGAACTTTTCTACTATGCCCAGAAAGCAGTTCTTCACCCAACAGGACCCTTGTATTGcccagaggagaaggag TTGAAACCATCTTGTATCAAGGCTTTAACTAGAATCTTCAAAGTATCAGACTTGGACAACGACGGCATCCTCAATGACAATGAGCTCAACTTTTTCCAG agaaCATGCTTCAATACACCGCTGGCACCTCAGGCCTTAGAGGATGTAAAGAACGTTGTCAGGAGGAACATGGCAGATGGTGTTAAGGATAATGGGCTCACACTCAAAG GCTTCCTGTTCCTGCACACCCTCTTTATCCAGCGAGGTCGACATGAGACCACCTGGACTGTTCTGAGGAGGTTTGGCTATGATGACGACCTGGAACTCACGCAGGAATATCTGTTTCCCCT GATCAAAATTCCTCCTGACTGCACCACCGAGCTCAACCACAATGCTTACCTCTTCCTTCAGAGTATTTTTGACAAACACGACAAA GATAGAGATTGTGCGCTCTCTCCAGAGGAGTTGAAAGACCTGTTCAAAGTGTTTCCCTACATGCCCTGGGGTCCAGATGTCAAAAACACCGTTTGCACTAATGATCAGGGATGGATCACCTACCAGGGATATCTCTCACAGTGGAC ACTGACCACGTATCTAGACGTACAACGCAGCTTGGAGTACCTGGGTTACCTTGGTTACTCTATCATCTATGAACATGAGTCCCAAGCAGCTGCAATCACAG TAACGCGAAACAAGCGCATCGatctgcagaagaagcagacgCAGCGCAGCGTCTTCCGCTGCAATGTCTTGGGGGCCCAGGGCAGCGGGAAGAGTGGATTCCTGCAAGCTTTTTTGGGGAAGAACCTTCAG AGGCAACAGCGAATTCGAGAAGACCACAAGTCTTTGTATGCCATTAACACAACTTATGTTTATGGTCAGGAGAAGTATCTGCTG CTCCATGAGGTGATGCCAGATTTCGACTTCCTGTCAGAGGCCGACCTCGCCTGTGACGTGGTGTGCCTGGTGTATGACGTCAACGATCCGCGCTCTTTCGAATACTGTGCCAAAACCTATAAG CAATACTTCATGGACAGCAAAATCCCGTGTGTGGTGATTGCAGCCAAGTCGGACCTGCACGAAGTACGGCAGCACTACAGCCTTCCTCCGCTGGAATTCTGTCGCAAACACAAGCTCCATCCTCCTCAACCGTTCACGTGCAACACCAGCGACCCACTCGGCAAAGAACTCTACACCAGACTCACCACCATGGCCATGTATCC GCACATGGCTCAGGCGGACCTGAAGAACTCCACCTTCTGGCTGCGAGCGAGCCTCGGTGCCACTGTGTGCGCCGTGCTGGGCTTCGCTATGTACAGAGCACTTCTCAAACAGCGGTGA